The Christiangramia flava JLT2011 genome has a segment encoding these proteins:
- a CDS encoding glycoside hydrolase family 43 protein: MRNLVFCMLLGTTFLAMAQQEHFNNPIVTDKYTADPAAIVHDGKVYLYAGHDEPADDYNFYDLNEWLVYSSEDMIHWKEHPVPLKASDFKWAKEDAWAAEVIEKNGKFYWYVTVHHDDTHPGKAIGVAAADSPIGPFKDAIGKALITNDMTTEFTDISWDDIDPTVFIDDNGQAYLYWGNTVCYWAKLKDNMIELDGEIHAITSLPHYTEAPYIHKKGDWYYLSYAYDFPEKTAYAMSRSMEGPWEYKGILNEVAGNSNTNHQAIIEFKGIDYFIYHNGSIPTKGGSFRRSVCIDQLFYNADGTLKRIQMTSEGIQK; the protein is encoded by the coding sequence ATGAGGAACCTGGTTTTTTGTATGCTGCTCGGCACTACTTTTCTGGCTATGGCGCAGCAGGAACATTTTAATAATCCCATAGTGACCGATAAATACACGGCAGATCCCGCTGCGATAGTTCACGATGGGAAAGTGTATCTCTATGCAGGTCACGATGAACCGGCTGATGATTATAATTTTTACGATCTCAACGAGTGGCTGGTTTATTCTTCTGAAGATATGATTCATTGGAAAGAGCATCCCGTTCCGCTTAAAGCTTCTGATTTTAAATGGGCGAAGGAAGATGCCTGGGCTGCCGAAGTGATTGAGAAAAATGGCAAATTTTACTGGTACGTAACGGTCCATCACGATGATACGCACCCGGGAAAGGCCATTGGTGTAGCCGCGGCTGATAGTCCGATAGGGCCTTTTAAAGATGCCATAGGCAAAGCCTTGATCACTAATGATATGACTACGGAATTTACCGATATCAGTTGGGATGATATTGATCCTACTGTGTTCATAGACGATAATGGGCAGGCTTATTTATACTGGGGAAATACCGTTTGTTACTGGGCAAAATTAAAAGACAACATGATCGAACTGGATGGAGAAATCCACGCCATTACCAGCCTGCCACATTATACAGAAGCGCCTTACATTCATAAAAAAGGAGACTGGTACTATTTATCGTACGCCTATGATTTTCCTGAAAAAACAGCTTATGCGATGAGCCGGTCTATGGAAGGACCCTGGGAATATAAAGGTATTCTGAATGAAGTCGCGGGAAATAGCAATACCAATCATCAGGCAATTATTGAATTTAAGGGGATCGATTACTTCATTTATCACAACGGAAGCATCCCCACAAAGGGAGGTAGTTTCCGAAGATCGGTTTGCATAGACCAGCTTTTTTATAATGCTGATGGAACACTGAAAAGAATTCAGATGACTTCGGAAGGAATTCAGAAATAA
- a CDS encoding arabinan endo-1,5-alpha-L-arabinosidase: MTFTVSSAQKTANIRVHDPVVAKENGKYYLFNTGKGIGVYASTDLENWEKMPPVFPEKPAWTDSVVPDFENHIWAPDIIKKGDTWYLFYSVSAFAKNTSAIGVATNKTLDPSDANFQWIDHGIVVRSIPDRDMWNAIDPNIIFDENENAWMAFGSFWNGLKMVKLNEDLTKIAQPEAWRTIARRQRSFKLDNKDPGDAALEAPFIFKKGDWYYLFLSWDLCCRGKESTYKVVVGRSEKATGPFFDKNGIPLNQGGGSIVLEGNEDWYGRGHNSVYHFEGEDLMFFHAYDANDNGAPKLGIRKIDWIDGWPTLKDFK; the protein is encoded by the coding sequence TTGACTTTTACAGTCAGTAGCGCTCAGAAAACGGCTAATATACGCGTGCATGATCCTGTGGTGGCCAAAGAAAATGGAAAGTATTATCTTTTTAATACTGGCAAGGGCATCGGAGTGTATGCCTCAACAGATCTTGAGAACTGGGAAAAAATGCCGCCGGTGTTTCCTGAAAAACCTGCGTGGACAGATTCCGTAGTTCCAGATTTTGAAAACCATATCTGGGCGCCAGATATTATTAAAAAAGGGGATACCTGGTATTTATTCTATTCTGTATCAGCTTTCGCCAAAAACACTTCAGCGATAGGGGTAGCAACCAATAAAACCCTGGATCCTTCAGATGCAAATTTTCAGTGGATTGATCATGGAATAGTGGTACGATCCATTCCCGATAGGGATATGTGGAATGCGATCGATCCCAACATCATTTTTGATGAAAATGAAAATGCCTGGATGGCTTTTGGATCGTTCTGGAACGGTTTAAAAATGGTCAAACTGAATGAGGATCTTACAAAAATAGCCCAACCGGAAGCCTGGCGAACCATTGCCAGGAGACAACGTTCCTTTAAGCTGGATAATAAGGATCCTGGAGACGCAGCTTTAGAAGCACCGTTTATTTTTAAAAAAGGAGACTGGTATTACCTGTTTTTATCCTGGGACCTGTGTTGCCGGGGAAAAGAGAGTACTTATAAAGTAGTAGTTGGCAGATCTGAAAAAGCAACAGGTCCGTTTTTCGATAAGAATGGGATCCCCCTGAATCAGGGTGGCGGAAGTATTGTTTTAGAAGGAAATGAAGACTGGTACGGCCGTGGTCATAATAGCGTCTACCATTTTGAAGGGGAAGATTTGATGTTCTTCCATGCGTATGACGCAAATGATAATGGCGCACCAAAATTGGGCATCCGGAAGATCGATTGGATCGACGGGTGGCCGACTTTAAAAGACTTTAAATAA
- a CDS encoding glycoside hydrolase family 127 protein produces MMKKKMVSLAGLVIAVFLLFSCKEERKEIKENDTDVLAYHLEPVDIRHVKLTDSFWLPIIERVQQKTIDYALNKVEEEGRLDNFLIAGGQMEGDVKGAMPFDDTDVYKIIEGASYSLISAPNDTLSTALDSLISIIQTGQEKDGYLTTWRTIDPAKPPASWVKVNEGKRWEYLAMSHELYNAGHLYEAAAAHYRATGKENFLNIALKNADLMVKTFGDQEGQIHAVPGHQIIETGLIKLYSITENKDYLKLARYFLDNRGNPDHHELFGEYSQDHEPVTQQDEVVGHAVRAVYMYAGMTDIAALQQDSAYYKAVTSLWENMVNKKMYITGGIGAKHEGEAFGENYELPNLTAYNETCAAIGDVYWNHRLHNITGEVKYFDVIERTLYNGLISGLSLDGQKFFYPNALESDGTYEFNQGACTRKDWFDCSCCPTNVIRFIPSIPGLIYSKSESAIYVDLYASNTADIEFQDQVIQISQKTAYPWNGMVEIAVEPQKPAEFELKLRVPGWARNEVLPGNLYQYSSKMEEMPEVMVNGKKMTAEIVDGYLVMDRKWEESTTIVLDFPMQVREVLADDKVEDDRGKVSLEYGPIVYAVEEVDNKDNFEQLQITPQTNFSVQFEKDLLQGVNTLKFDDFKAIPYYSWSNRGIGKMKVWLKNNSKDRT; encoded by the coding sequence ATGATGAAAAAAAAGATGGTTTCCTTAGCGGGATTAGTAATAGCTGTTTTCTTGCTGTTTTCCTGTAAAGAAGAACGGAAAGAGATCAAAGAAAACGATACTGATGTTCTGGCGTATCATTTAGAGCCGGTGGATATCAGGCATGTGAAATTAACCGATTCTTTTTGGCTTCCCATCATTGAAAGAGTTCAGCAGAAGACGATAGATTACGCTTTGAACAAAGTGGAAGAAGAAGGGCGTCTCGATAATTTTTTGATCGCCGGAGGGCAGATGGAAGGAGATGTGAAAGGGGCCATGCCTTTTGATGATACAGATGTTTATAAGATCATTGAAGGTGCATCGTATTCTTTGATCAGTGCTCCAAATGACACCTTATCAACAGCCCTGGATTCCCTTATCAGCATTATTCAGACCGGGCAGGAAAAAGATGGATATCTTACGACCTGGAGAACGATTGATCCAGCTAAACCACCGGCTTCCTGGGTAAAGGTTAATGAAGGGAAACGTTGGGAATACCTGGCAATGAGCCATGAACTCTACAATGCCGGTCATTTATATGAGGCTGCTGCCGCTCATTACAGGGCAACCGGAAAAGAGAATTTTTTGAATATTGCTCTAAAAAATGCAGACCTTATGGTCAAAACCTTTGGGGACCAGGAAGGGCAAATTCATGCAGTGCCAGGGCATCAGATTATTGAAACAGGTTTGATCAAATTATACAGTATCACTGAAAACAAGGACTATCTTAAACTTGCCAGGTACTTTCTGGATAACCGCGGGAATCCAGATCATCATGAACTGTTTGGGGAATATTCCCAGGATCATGAGCCGGTTACCCAACAGGATGAGGTGGTTGGTCATGCTGTACGCGCCGTGTATATGTATGCAGGAATGACTGATATTGCTGCGCTTCAGCAGGATTCAGCTTATTATAAAGCCGTCACCAGTCTCTGGGAGAACATGGTCAATAAGAAGATGTATATCACCGGCGGAATAGGGGCGAAGCATGAAGGAGAGGCATTCGGGGAAAATTATGAGTTGCCGAATCTTACGGCTTATAATGAAACCTGTGCGGCCATTGGCGACGTTTACTGGAATCATCGGTTACATAATATTACCGGTGAGGTAAAGTATTTTGATGTGATCGAGCGCACGCTCTATAATGGGCTTATTTCCGGGCTGTCACTGGATGGACAGAAATTTTTCTATCCCAATGCGCTCGAATCAGATGGGACCTATGAATTCAACCAGGGCGCCTGTACGAGGAAAGACTGGTTTGATTGCTCCTGTTGCCCAACGAATGTCATTCGATTTATTCCATCCATCCCGGGCTTAATTTATTCAAAATCTGAAAGCGCGATTTATGTTGATCTGTATGCTTCCAATACCGCAGATATCGAATTTCAGGATCAGGTAATACAAATCTCACAAAAAACTGCTTACCCCTGGAACGGAATGGTAGAAATAGCTGTAGAACCTCAAAAACCTGCTGAATTTGAATTAAAATTGAGAGTGCCTGGATGGGCTCGGAATGAAGTGTTGCCAGGCAACCTGTATCAGTATTCCAGCAAAATGGAAGAAATGCCAGAAGTGATGGTAAATGGTAAAAAAATGACCGCTGAAATTGTTGATGGTTATCTGGTAATGGATCGAAAATGGGAGGAATCCACTACGATTGTACTGGATTTTCCAATGCAGGTTCGGGAAGTACTGGCAGATGATAAAGTGGAGGATGATCGAGGGAAAGTATCCCTAGAATACGGGCCAATTGTTTATGCCGTGGAAGAAGTTGATAATAAAGACAATTTTGAACAGTTGCAAATCACTCCTCAAACGAATTTCAGCGTACAATTCGAGAAAGATCTGCTACAGGGCGTCAACACCTTGAAATTTGATGATTTTAAGGCAATCCCTTACTATTCCTGGTCGAATCGGGGGATTGGTAAAATGAAAGTATGGTTAAAAAATAATTCGAAGGATAGAACATGA